A part of Oncorhynchus masou masou isolate Uvic2021 chromosome 21, UVic_Omas_1.1, whole genome shotgun sequence genomic DNA contains:
- the prlh2r gene encoding prolactin releasing hormone 2 receptor, with protein sequence MDNREFSLNFSWVENTSLPAYSSSSSSSFTGLDLLFDLKPLFIPLYSMVILVACSGNLLLLFLIGLNKKRHNTTNFLIGNLALVDLVMCIFCVPLTASYAFDKRGWLFGRFMCHFVTLMQSATVFAAVLSLTAIAVDRYVVVAYPIRRRLGCQFCWGLVAAIWLCSLAFSTPTALHIGYLDLSATGLHMVVCEEFWHGQERGRLVYSCFVLLFSYFVPLAAVSASYLAISYHLRQRNISGLMAAGPVSNQMNWGRKRRKTFCLLLVSVLCFAFSWLPLQVVNLIRDLDTDFTILGKSHVNVIQVSCHLLAMSSACYNPFIYASLHDKFLSCLCHRDLFPRHRGVGGRGSRGNSRSFMTSHRLHRVDTFSTLGDIPVLLGNKMPQESWPLRQAHKSSTTTIIDHNYM encoded by the coding sequence ATGGACAACAGGGAGTTTTCTCTGAACTTCTCTTGGGTAGAGAACACATCTCTCCCTGCCTACTCCtcatcgtcctcctcctccttcactggGTTGGATCTCCTATTTGACCTGAAGCCACTATTCATCCCTCTCTACTCCATGGTGATCCTGGTCGCCTGCTCTGGCAACCTCCTGCTGCTCTTCCTCATCGGGCTCAACAAGAAGAGACACAACACCACCAACTTCCTGATCGGCAACTTGGCGCTAGTCGATTTGGTCATGTGCATCTTCTGTGTGCCCCTGACGGCTTCCTATGCCTTCGACAAGCGAGGGTGGCTCTTCGGACGCTTCATGTGCCATTTTGTCACCTTGATGCAGTCGGCGACGGTTTTTGCAGCCGTCTTGTCACTCACAGCCATTGCAGTGGACCGGTACGTCGTTGTGGCCTATCCCATTCGCAGGCGGTTGGGTTGCCAGTTTTGCTGGGGTTTGGTGGCTGCCATCTGGTTGTGTAGCCTTGCGTTCTCCACTCCCACGGCTCTCCACATTGGCTACCTGGACCTGAGCGCCACCGGTCTCCACATGGTCGTCTGTGAGGAGTTCTGGCATGGCCAGGAGCGGGGACGCCTTGTCTACTCCTGCTTTGTCCTGCTCTTCTCTTACTTTGTGCCACTCGCCGCTGTGTCTGCATCCTACCTCGCTATCTCCTACCACTTGAGACAAAGGAACATTTCTGGTTTGATGGCGGCGGGTCCTGTTTCCAATCAAATGAACTGGGGGCGAAAGAGAAGAAAGACTTTCTGCCTCCTCCTTGTGTCGGTGCTCTGCTTCGCCTTCTCCTGGCTCCCTCTTCAGGTGGTCAATCTCATCCGCGACCTGGATACTGACTTCACCATCCTGGGCAAGAGCCACGTCAACGTGATCCAAGTGTCGTGCCACCTGTTAGCTATGAGCTCGGCGTGCTACAACCCATTTATCTACGCGTCGCTCCACGACAAGTTCCTGTCCTGCCTGTGTCATCGTGACCTCTTCCCCCGTCACAGAGGAGTGGGGGGTCGAGGGTCAAGGGGGAACAGCCGCAGCTTCATGACATCCCACCGACTGCACCGTGTGGACACCTTCTCCACCCTGGGCGACATCCCGGTGCTTCTGGGGAACAAGATGCCACAGGAGAGCTGGCCGTTGCGGCAGGCACATAAGTCCTCAACCACTACAATaattgaccataattacatgTAG